A genome region from Tolypothrix sp. PCC 7712 includes the following:
- a CDS encoding VOC family protein: protein MDNSPSIISHISIGTNDFARAIAFYDKVLPTLGCQRIMEHPGAVAYGKQFPEFWVQTPFDGKPATVGNGTHIGFIAPTKESVHAFYQAALAAGGADDGAPGPRPHYGEPYYGCFVRDPDGHKVEASYWDMELIQELYVDEV from the coding sequence ATGGATAATAGTCCCAGCATTATCTCACATATCTCGATTGGCACGAATGATTTTGCAAGGGCGATCGCATTTTACGACAAAGTACTACCCACCCTTGGCTGTCAGCGAATTATGGAACATCCGGGTGCGGTTGCTTATGGTAAGCAGTTTCCAGAATTTTGGGTACAAACGCCATTTGATGGTAAACCTGCAACCGTCGGGAATGGTACTCACATTGGCTTTATCGCACCAACTAAAGAATCAGTTCATGCGTTTTATCAAGCAGCATTAGCGGCGGGAGGAGCGGATGATGGTGCGCCAGGCCCAAGACCGCACTATGGTGAACCATACTATGGTTGCTTTGTCCGCGATCCCGATGGTCATAAAGTAGAAGCTTCTTATTGGGATATGGAACTGATTCAGGAACTCTATGTTGATGAAGTCTAG
- a CDS encoding NifX-associated nitrogen fixation protein: MTIDNSVNGTASSTVSNSPFLKAIIQQIRGQDTYGTYRKWSDDLILKPYVVPKAKKREIPIDGDVDPITLARIMAFYRAVAACIEKETGLISQVVVDINHEGFGWVLVFTGRLLLVTRTLRDAHRFGFDSLEKVAEEGAKLIEKGIDLVNRFPEVGKL, from the coding sequence ATGACTATAGATAATAGTGTTAACGGAACTGCCAGCAGTACAGTCTCTAACTCACCTTTCCTGAAGGCGATCATCCAACAAATCCGGGGACAAGATACCTATGGAACATACCGGAAGTGGTCTGATGATTTGATTCTTAAACCCTATGTAGTTCCTAAAGCAAAGAAACGGGAAATTCCTATTGATGGTGATGTAGATCCGATTACTCTAGCACGGATCATGGCATTTTATCGAGCTGTAGCCGCTTGTATTGAAAAGGAAACAGGTCTCATATCCCAGGTTGTAGTTGATATCAACCACGAAGGGTTTGGTTGGGTACTTGTTTTCACTGGCCGCCTTTTGTTAGTCACAAGAACCTTACGTGATGCCCATCGCTTTGGCTTTGATTCCCTAGAAAAAGTTGCAGAAGAGGGAGCCAAGTTAATAGAAAAAGGCATCGATTTAGTAAATCGTTTCCCCGAAGTTGGCAAGCTTTAA
- a CDS encoding HesA/MoeB/ThiF family protein — MVNLTPTELERYSRQMMLPNFGELAQKRLKSATVLVTGVGGLGGTAALYLAVAGVGRLILVRGGDLRLDDMNRQVLMTDDWVGQPRVFKAKETLEAINPDVQVEAVHDYITPENVDELVQSADMALDCAHNFTERNLLNAACVRWRKPMVEAAMDGMEAYLTTIIPGVTPCLSCLFPEKPDWDRRGFSVLGAVSGTLACLTALEAIKLITGFSQPLLSQLLTIDLARMEFAKRRSHRDRACPVCGNSAPWRYAQSGSMEPTSNFTK; from the coding sequence GTGGTAAACCTAACGCCTACCGAATTAGAACGTTATAGTCGCCAAATGATGCTCCCTAATTTTGGCGAATTAGCTCAGAAGCGCCTGAAGTCAGCGACGGTTTTGGTTACAGGTGTGGGGGGATTAGGCGGTACAGCGGCGCTTTACTTAGCTGTAGCGGGCGTTGGGCGGCTAATCTTAGTACGAGGTGGTGACCTGCGGCTAGATGATATGAATCGTCAAGTCCTCATGACAGACGATTGGGTAGGTCAGCCAAGGGTATTCAAAGCTAAAGAAACTTTGGAAGCGATTAATCCTGATGTCCAAGTGGAAGCGGTTCATGATTACATCACCCCGGAAAATGTAGACGAGTTAGTACAGTCCGCTGATATGGCTCTTGACTGCGCCCACAATTTTACAGAGCGTAATTTGTTGAATGCGGCTTGTGTGCGTTGGCGTAAGCCAATGGTGGAAGCAGCAATGGACGGAATGGAGGCTTACCTGACTACGATTATTCCTGGTGTGACTCCTTGCTTGTCTTGTCTGTTTCCAGAAAAACCTGATTGGGATCGGCGTGGCTTTTCAGTTCTGGGGGCTGTTTCTGGAACACTTGCTTGTTTAACAGCACTGGAAGCGATCAAGCTGATCACTGGGTTTAGTCAACCGTTACTGTCACAACTGTTGACAATAGACCTAGCTCGGATGGAATTTGCCAAACGGCGTTCTCACCGCGATCGCGCTTGTCCTGTCTGCGGAAATAGTGCACCCTGGAGATACGCACAATCAGGTTCTATGGAACCCACCAGCAATTTCACAAAATAA
- a CDS encoding TOBE domain-containing protein: MEISARNSLKATVKKVVAGSVNSEVTLELAPGVEVVAIITKSSADKLGLAEGKAAYAVVKASDVLVAVD, from the coding sequence ATGGAAATTAGCGCTCGTAATTCTTTAAAAGCTACTGTTAAAAAAGTTGTTGCTGGCTCTGTGAATAGCGAAGTTACTTTAGAACTAGCACCTGGTGTAGAAGTAGTGGCAATAATTACAAAGTCTTCAGCAGATAAGCTAGGATTGGCAGAAGGTAAGGCAGCTTATGCTGTAGTTAAAGCATCTGATGTGTTAGTTGCTGTTGATTAA
- a CDS encoding nitroreductase family protein has protein sequence MPPSPISKRIYHQATKHSYLSVQLDPNYVDAATQPSSFKVYPKFYRRVKLNLNNQIHSFISLTSAVTLEKIYKEGAVKLRVNPSAGALYPTEVYIQIRNIEGFINGIYHLEVENNCLTLIYELIDDGLESYIIPGKSINGFIFLISCVYYRSSWKYKDRSLRYCWLDSGHHLGAIAASAYIHDREIQLIFDFDKLALNADLGFENKEFITACAISGEIEDKKVRNLRLKVPFVCGTDYFEANEFIEQGYQNTSLQPSRQQKLVHPQFNFDKDKFFQTVWMRRSIRRFYKQSIPQESYWQLWQHFQQPIPTKNFEEMEIYSVVHHVRGMTPGIYKGKHLLKAGNFSEKTGYLCINQAIVRDSAVTLFFTSDYINYQTAMLIAGFLGQRVYLVSNFMGIHCSGIGAFYDDETQEFLGTNQDVLYAIAIGI, from the coding sequence ATGCCTCCAAGTCCTATCTCTAAGCGAATCTATCATCAAGCAACCAAGCATTCTTACTTATCTGTGCAGCTCGATCCAAATTATGTGGATGCTGCAACTCAACCATCTTCATTTAAAGTTTACCCAAAGTTTTATCGGCGAGTGAAATTAAATCTCAATAATCAAATTCACTCGTTTATCAGCCTTACTAGTGCTGTAACTTTAGAAAAAATCTATAAAGAAGGTGCTGTGAAATTGCGTGTAAATCCGTCTGCTGGCGCTTTATATCCCACAGAAGTTTATATCCAGATTCGCAATATCGAAGGCTTTATTAACGGCATATATCATTTAGAAGTTGAGAATAATTGTCTAACTCTAATCTATGAATTAATTGATGATGGCTTAGAGAGTTATATTATACCCGGCAAAAGTATAAATGGATTCATTTTTTTAATTAGTTGTGTTTATTATAGGTCTAGCTGGAAATATAAAGACAGGAGCCTGAGATATTGCTGGCTGGATAGCGGACACCATTTAGGTGCGATTGCTGCTTCAGCCTATATTCACGACAGAGAGATACAGTTAATTTTCGATTTTGATAAACTCGCTCTCAATGCGGATTTAGGATTTGAGAATAAAGAGTTTATTACTGCTTGTGCGATTTCGGGAGAAATCGAAGACAAGAAAGTCAGAAATTTAAGGTTAAAAGTTCCTTTTGTCTGTGGCACCGATTATTTTGAAGCCAATGAATTCATCGAACAAGGCTATCAAAACACATCTCTTCAGCCGAGTCGCCAGCAGAAATTAGTGCATCCCCAGTTTAACTTTGACAAAGATAAATTTTTTCAGACTGTTTGGATGAGACGTTCAATTAGACGTTTTTATAAACAGTCAATTCCTCAAGAAAGTTATTGGCAGCTATGGCAGCATTTTCAGCAGCCAATACCAACCAAAAATTTTGAGGAGATGGAAATTTACTCTGTTGTACATCATGTCAGAGGAATGACTCCAGGGATATACAAAGGGAAGCATCTATTAAAAGCGGGCAATTTTAGTGAAAAAACGGGTTACTTGTGCATCAATCAAGCAATAGTTAGAGATAGCGCTGTAACTTTATTTTTTACGTCCGACTATATAAATTATCAAACAGCTATGTTAATAGCTGGTTTTTTAGGGCAAAGAGTTTATCTTGTTAGCAACTTTATGGGTATTCATTGTAGTGGGATTGGAGCTTTCTATGATGATGAAACCCAAGAATTTTTAGGAACTAATCAAGATGTACTCTATGCGATCGCAATTGGCATATAA
- a CDS encoding CCE_0567 family metalloprotein — protein sequence MTTEELKGKIRRLNSKAGQMKMDLHDLAEGLPTDFEKLMDVAAETYAIYRELDELKQQLKKMEKGE from the coding sequence ATGACAACTGAAGAACTAAAAGGCAAAATCAGACGGCTCAATAGTAAAGCAGGTCAAATGAAAATGGATCTGCACGACTTAGCAGAGGGATTACCCACAGACTTTGAAAAATTGATGGATGTTGCAGCTGAAACTTATGCTATCTATCGCGAGCTAGATGAACTTAAGCAACAGCTTAAAAAAATGGAGAAGGGTGAATGA
- a CDS encoding RMD1 family protein: protein MQKLLFNDRNSFSAQALFLGKKINLKTLENYICLATMPVVVTVGEQGGAVLFDYGAVVLFNLEPVEKVDFLTKLSSQVSDAFANPETEEVEIKLRLAESERVKEGKILLQDFSVERLQIVADILAKSVVLSHYETSLATVFDQIEPFAASLQSEHRSSRQSRELLRQLGTTLLVQHKIVGRVEIIDKPELLWESPQLENLYLRLEDEYEIRERHHALERKLDLISQTAQTVLEFMQHSSSQRVEWYVVILIVVEILLSLYDIIFKG from the coding sequence ATGCAAAAATTACTTTTTAATGACAGAAATAGCTTTAGCGCGCAGGCCCTATTCCTTGGTAAAAAAATTAATCTCAAAACATTGGAGAATTACATTTGCTTGGCGACTATGCCAGTAGTGGTTACAGTCGGTGAACAGGGTGGCGCAGTATTGTTCGACTATGGTGCAGTTGTTCTATTTAACCTTGAGCCTGTAGAAAAGGTAGACTTCTTAACTAAACTATCCTCACAAGTTAGTGACGCTTTTGCCAACCCAGAAACAGAAGAAGTAGAAATTAAGCTCAGACTTGCCGAAAGTGAGAGAGTTAAGGAAGGAAAAATTTTGTTGCAAGACTTTAGTGTAGAACGCTTGCAGATAGTAGCTGATATTCTCGCTAAAAGTGTTGTGTTATCTCATTATGAAACTAGCCTAGCGACTGTATTTGATCAAATTGAACCATTTGCAGCTAGCCTCCAGAGTGAACACAGAAGTTCACGCCAGAGTCGGGAATTATTGCGTCAACTTGGCACTACGTTGTTAGTTCAACATAAAATTGTAGGACGAGTAGAGATTATTGATAAACCAGAGTTACTCTGGGAATCTCCACAGTTAGAAAACTTATATCTGCGATTAGAAGATGAGTACGAAATCCGCGAACGTCACCATGCTTTGGAACGTAAACTAGACCTAATTTCCCAAACCGCACAAACAGTACTGGAGTTTATGCAGCATAGCAGTAGCCAGCGAGTTGAGTGGTATGTAGTAATTCTCATTGTGGTAGAGATTCTACTGTCACTTTACGATATTATTTTCAAAGGCTAA
- a CDS encoding ankyrin repeat domain-containing protein codes for MISQNQQNLSDTTKQWLLAQGYSCDDLNQRGENGDTPLMKATRAGFYAVVQELMSLGVDINARNNDGNNALWFACFGNHFDLMNLLLAAHINIDNQNDNGATVLMYAASAGKTEVVNLLLQHHPNINLKNLDDFKAIDFASNVEVLRILKNASKSYL; via the coding sequence ATGATTTCTCAAAATCAGCAAAATCTGAGTGACACAACAAAGCAATGGTTACTCGCTCAAGGCTACAGTTGTGATGACTTAAACCAGAGAGGTGAAAATGGAGATACACCTTTGATGAAAGCTACAAGAGCAGGCTTTTACGCAGTAGTCCAAGAGTTAATGAGTTTAGGCGTAGATATTAATGCCAGAAACAATGATGGTAATAATGCTCTATGGTTTGCTTGTTTTGGGAACCACTTCGATTTGATGAATTTGTTACTTGCTGCACATATCAATATTGATAATCAAAATGATAATGGAGCTACGGTGTTGATGTATGCAGCTTCAGCTGGAAAGACAGAAGTAGTTAACTTGCTGTTACAACATCATCCTAACATAAATTTAAAAAACTTAGACGATTTTAAAGCAATAGATTTTGCGAGTAATGTAGAAGTCTTAAGGATACTCAAAAATGCCTCCAAGTCCTATCTCTAA
- a CDS encoding FeoA family protein: protein MFTPFTIKGCSLELLKHGEQGIVAFCKIPDEKCRQELIAMGISVGTSITVKEKFPTFQIEVNNISFSIDKEIARVIYVRILDI, encoded by the coding sequence ATGTTTACTCCCTTTACTATTAAGGGCTGTTCATTAGAATTGCTGAAACATGGCGAGCAAGGAATTGTAGCTTTCTGTAAAATTCCAGATGAAAAGTGCCGTCAAGAACTAATAGCAATGGGAATATCAGTAGGAACAAGTATTACTGTTAAAGAAAAATTTCCTACATTCCAAATCGAAGTTAATAATATAAGTTTCTCAATAGATAAAGAAATAGCCCGCGTAATTTATGTACGCATTCTTGATATTTAA
- a CDS encoding lysophospholipid acyltransferase family protein, whose product MTKSLFGILNNVSDGKPGWSLKERDTQFIERLMPIGEWLYRYYFQVKTDGWDYIPKEGKVLLVGSHNGGMASPDLIVMMYDWFSRFGTERLVYGLMHPYAWEISPIIGKLAQKLGAIVAHPKMASAAFDQGASVLVYPGGQYDMFRPYSQRHKINFAGNKGFIKLALKEEVPIIPLISVGAHDTLIVLFDCYDLVKQLHQWGLPWLYKLDPGVFPIYLGLPWGLSIGPLPNIPLPVQIHTRVCPPIIFERYGKDAARDRDYVNACYELVNFQMQQELDKLVRDSSVKIGAIG is encoded by the coding sequence ATGACCAAGAGTTTGTTTGGAATATTAAATAATGTCTCTGACGGTAAACCAGGTTGGTCATTAAAGGAACGAGATACCCAGTTTATAGAGAGGTTAATGCCTATAGGGGAATGGTTGTATCGTTACTACTTTCAAGTAAAAACTGATGGCTGGGATTACATCCCAAAAGAAGGAAAGGTATTACTAGTTGGTTCTCATAACGGTGGGATGGCTTCTCCCGACTTGATTGTGATGATGTATGATTGGTTTTCCCGCTTTGGAACTGAGCGTTTGGTTTATGGTTTAATGCATCCTTATGCTTGGGAAATCAGTCCCATAATAGGTAAATTAGCTCAAAAATTAGGAGCAATTGTTGCCCATCCAAAAATGGCTAGTGCGGCTTTTGATCAAGGTGCTAGCGTTTTAGTATATCCAGGAGGACAATATGATATGTTTCGTCCTTATAGCCAACGCCATAAAATTAATTTTGCTGGAAATAAGGGTTTTATCAAACTAGCTTTAAAAGAAGAAGTTCCAATTATCCCATTAATATCTGTAGGCGCTCATGATACTTTGATAGTTTTATTTGACTGTTATGATTTAGTCAAACAATTGCATCAGTGGGGACTACCTTGGTTATATAAATTAGACCCCGGAGTATTTCCCATTTATTTAGGTTTACCTTGGGGTTTATCTATTGGCCCTTTACCTAATATTCCTTTACCTGTGCAAATTCATACTCGTGTATGTCCTCCAATTATTTTTGAGCGATATGGTAAAGACGCAGCTAGGGATAGGGATTATGTAAACGCTTGTTATGAGTTAGTTAATTTTCAAATGCAGCAGGAGTTAGATAAATTAGTTAGGGATTCTAGCGTGAAGATAGGGGCTATAGGCTAA
- a CDS encoding 2Fe-2S iron-sulfur cluster-binding protein — MATYQVRLINKKEDLDSTIEIDEDTTILEGAAENGIELPFSCHSGSCSSCVGKVVEGEVDQSDQIFLDDEQMSKGFALLCVTYPRSNCTIKTHQEPYLV, encoded by the coding sequence ATGGCTACCTACCAAGTTAGATTGATCAACAAAAAAGAAGATCTCGACAGCACAATTGAGATTGATGAAGATACAACCATCCTCGAAGGAGCAGCAGAAAACGGTATTGAACTACCCTTCTCTTGCCACTCTGGATCTTGCTCTAGCTGTGTAGGTAAGGTTGTAGAAGGTGAAGTTGATCAATCTGATCAAATCTTCTTAGATGACGAGCAAATGTCTAAGGGATTTGCTTTACTATGTGTTACCTATCCCCGTTCTAACTGCACAATCAAGACTCACCAAGAACCATATCTTGTATAA
- a CDS encoding sulfurtransferase, whose translation MNTQPLISPQELTSLLAENSSQVVIIDTRSPEEYAISHIPNSINIRDFFTYLLDNSYPAGLNKLQEHFQEILSSVGITGTEWLIVYEDAFNKGYGQSCRAAFLLKYLGCAQVSVLHGGYRAWLKAELPTTNEVPLRECSIFKLHPNSEMMVTTIEMLQAIDNPGIIKLDVRDREEWLGLSSSPYAPDFCPRKGRIPDALWLEWHRLMISDAEIPLFRSKAEILEICESIGITSDSIVYIYCFKGSRAANTLIALQTAGIYAKNYFGSWNEWSRDFSLPIDSKVI comes from the coding sequence GTGAATACACAACCCCTCATTTCTCCTCAAGAACTCACGTCGCTGTTAGCAGAAAATTCATCACAGGTTGTCATTATCGATACGCGCAGTCCAGAAGAATATGCTATTTCGCATATTCCTAACTCGATTAATATCAGAGATTTTTTTACCTATCTTTTAGATAATTCTTACCCAGCAGGGTTAAATAAATTGCAAGAGCATTTTCAAGAAATTCTCAGCAGTGTTGGAATTACTGGTACAGAATGGTTAATTGTGTATGAGGATGCTTTTAATAAAGGTTATGGTCAATCTTGTCGAGCAGCTTTTCTATTAAAATATTTAGGTTGCGCTCAGGTATCTGTTTTACATGGAGGATATAGAGCATGGCTGAAGGCGGAATTACCTACTACCAATGAAGTACCATTACGTGAATGCAGCATATTTAAATTGCATCCCAATTCTGAGATGATGGTGACTACCATCGAGATGTTGCAAGCAATTGATAATCCTGGAATTATTAAGTTAGATGTGCGCGATCGCGAAGAATGGTTGGGGTTAAGTTCTTCTCCTTATGCTCCAGATTTTTGTCCCCGTAAAGGTAGAATTCCTGATGCTTTGTGGTTAGAGTGGCATCGTTTAATGATATCTGATGCGGAAATACCTCTATTTCGCTCAAAGGCAGAAATCTTAGAAATTTGTGAATCTATAGGTATTACTTCAGATTCCATAGTATATATTTACTGCTTTAAAGGTTCTAGAGCAGCGAATACTTTAATTGCTTTACAAACAGCCGGAATTTACGCCAAAAATTATTTTGGTTCTTGGAATGAATGGTCTCGCGATTTTTCGCTACCTATTGATAGTAAAGTGATATGA
- the nifX gene encoding nitrogen fixation protein NifX, producing MKIAFTTSDRVHINAHFGWARQIEVYEVSDEGSTFVETLSFDGDLKEDGNEDKITPKLEALGDCTIVYVLAIGGSAAARLIKKGVTPIKARSEEEEIAEVLTKLVQTLKGNPPPWLRKALKQKDTNFADELENEATV from the coding sequence ATGAAGATTGCCTTTACGACAAGTGACCGAGTTCATATTAATGCTCACTTCGGATGGGCAAGACAAATTGAGGTTTATGAAGTCTCTGATGAGGGATCTACATTTGTTGAGACTTTAAGCTTTGATGGCGACCTCAAAGAAGATGGTAACGAGGATAAAATCACACCAAAACTAGAAGCGCTAGGTGATTGCACAATTGTTTATGTATTAGCAATTGGTGGTAGCGCTGCTGCACGTTTAATCAAAAAAGGTGTTACCCCAATTAAAGCGCGATCGGAAGAAGAAGAAATCGCGGAAGTATTAACTAAATTAGTCCAAACACTCAAAGGTAATCCCCCACCTTGGTTGCGTAAAGCTTTAAAGCAAAAAGACACAAACTTTGCCGATGAATTAGAAAATGAAGCAACAGTATGA
- a CDS encoding HesB/IscA family protein gives MTVTLTEKAEFRLRAFLVGSAPDSNVATKGVRISVKDGGCSGYEYGMEITSKPQPDDLVIQQGKVQLYVDAQSAPLLEGVVIDFVDGVMDSGFKFTNPNATDTCGCGKSFKTGDCTPNGVPCS, from the coding sequence ATGACTGTTACTTTGACAGAAAAAGCTGAATTTCGTCTGCGGGCGTTCTTAGTCGGTTCTGCCCCCGACTCCAATGTTGCAACTAAAGGCGTTCGCATCTCTGTAAAAGATGGTGGTTGCAGTGGCTATGAGTATGGCATGGAGATTACTAGCAAGCCACAACCAGACGATTTAGTAATTCAGCAAGGAAAAGTACAACTTTACGTTGACGCTCAAAGCGCACCGTTATTAGAAGGTGTTGTCATCGATTTTGTTGATGGGGTAATGGACAGCGGTTTTAAGTTTACTAACCCCAATGCAACCGATACTTGTGGTTGTGGTAAGTCCTTCAAAACCGGTGATTGCACACCTAACGGTGTACCTTGCAGCTAA
- a CDS encoding CBS domain-containing protein has product MRAKHIMTQDVATIRGSATVAEAVKLMRLKELRALIVEPRHSGDAYGIITETDIVSKVVAYGKDPQRMHVYEVMSKPCIVVNPDLDVEYVARLFANTGVWRAPVIQGELLGIISVTDIITKGDFMEKPKIKFIQKELQKAISNARSVVANYGADSKRAEEAWDLVDELEAEAGYYGVPKPEKTARQLFSEGREYVSVG; this is encoded by the coding sequence ATGAGAGCTAAACACATTATGACTCAAGATGTAGCTACTATTCGCGGTTCCGCTACTGTAGCAGAAGCAGTCAAATTAATGCGGCTCAAAGAATTACGGGCGTTAATTGTAGAACCTCGCCACAGTGGTGATGCTTACGGTATTATTACCGAAACTGATATTGTATCCAAGGTTGTTGCTTATGGCAAAGATCCTCAACGGATGCATGTCTATGAAGTTATGAGTAAACCCTGCATTGTGGTCAATCCTGACCTAGATGTAGAATATGTGGCACGTTTATTCGCTAATACTGGTGTATGGCGTGCGCCTGTGATCCAAGGTGAATTACTGGGCATTATTTCTGTCACAGATATTATCACCAAGGGCGACTTCATGGAAAAACCAAAAATTAAATTTATCCAAAAAGAGCTTCAAAAAGCTATCTCGAATGCGCGCTCAGTTGTGGCTAACTATGGTGCAGATTCTAAGAGAGCCGAAGAAGCTTGGGATTTAGTAGATGAACTCGAAGCCGAAGCTGGTTATTATGGCGTACCCAAACCAGAAAAAACTGCAAGACAGCTATTCTCTGAAGGTAGAGAATATGTATCTGTAGGCTAA
- the nifW gene encoding nitrogenase-stabilizing/protective protein NifW: MSRNIDEFKKLVDAEEFFQFFEMPYDQTFVNVNRLHILKKFSQFMREVDENFPDLKPEEKLEQYAIALQKAYEVFIESTPQEQKLFKVFNDKPKNVVKLTEITSD; this comes from the coding sequence ATGAGCCGGAATATTGATGAGTTTAAGAAACTCGTAGACGCAGAGGAATTCTTTCAATTCTTTGAAATGCCCTACGACCAAACATTTGTGAATGTTAATCGTTTACATATTCTAAAAAAATTCTCTCAATTCATGAGAGAAGTAGATGAGAATTTTCCTGATTTAAAACCAGAAGAAAAACTCGAGCAATATGCCATAGCTTTGCAAAAAGCCTATGAGGTATTTATCGAGTCAACACCTCAAGAACAAAAGCTATTTAAGGTGTTTAACGATAAGCCGAAAAATGTAGTCAAGCTGACAGAAATCACTTCTGATTAG
- the nifN gene encoding nitrogenase iron-molybdenum cofactor biosynthesis protein NifN, producing the protein MAIVTTPNKPVTVNPLKQSQALGASLAFLGLKGMIPLFHGSQGCTAFAKVVLVRHFREAIPLATTAMTEVTTILGGEDNVEQAILTLVEKSQPEIIGLCSTGLTETRGDDIERFLKEIRERHPELDRLPIVFAPTPDFKGALQDGYAVAVESIVQEIPRPCATRIEQVTILAGSSFTPGDIQEIKEMVTSFGLVPIVVPDLSASLDGHLEDSYSAITASGTTVAQLREVGGSAFTIALGESMRGAARILQERFGIPYEVFGQLTGLEPVDEFLQALAILSGNSVPEKYRRQRRQLQDAMLDTHFYFGAKRVSLALEPDLLWSAVHFLQSMGAQIHAAVTTTRSPLLEKLPIKSVTIGDLEDFEELAVGSDLLIGNSNVSAIAKRLSIPLYRLGIPIYDRLGNGQFTKVGYRGTMELLFGMGNLFLEAEEERVKHFHGDW; encoded by the coding sequence ATGGCGATCGTTACTACTCCCAACAAACCAGTTACAGTTAATCCTTTAAAGCAAAGCCAAGCTTTGGGTGCATCTTTAGCTTTCTTGGGATTAAAGGGCATGATTCCCTTATTTCACGGCTCTCAAGGTTGTACTGCTTTTGCCAAAGTTGTTTTAGTACGGCATTTTCGGGAAGCAATTCCCCTAGCAACTACAGCCATGACGGAAGTGACTACCATTTTGGGTGGTGAAGACAATGTGGAACAAGCAATTCTGACCTTGGTAGAAAAATCTCAGCCAGAAATTATCGGTTTATGTAGCACTGGGTTAACGGAAACTAGAGGCGATGATATTGAACGTTTCTTGAAAGAGATTCGGGAACGTCACCCAGAATTGGATCGGCTACCAATTGTTTTTGCGCCCACACCTGATTTTAAAGGTGCTTTACAAGATGGCTATGCAGTAGCTGTAGAAAGCATTGTTCAGGAAATTCCGCGTCCTTGTGCTACCAGAATTGAACAAGTCACCATCTTGGCGGGTTCGTCTTTTACACCAGGAGACATCCAAGAAATTAAAGAAATGGTAACTAGCTTTGGGCTAGTTCCTATCGTTGTACCCGATTTGAGTGCTTCCTTAGATGGACACTTAGAAGATTCCTATAGTGCGATTACAGCCAGTGGAACAACAGTAGCTCAACTGCGGGAAGTTGGCGGTTCTGCTTTCACGATCGCACTTGGTGAAAGTATGCGCGGTGCAGCACGGATTCTGCAAGAACGGTTTGGCATTCCCTATGAAGTTTTTGGACAACTCACAGGCTTAGAACCTGTGGATGAGTTTTTGCAAGCTTTAGCGATTCTTAGCGGTAACAGCGTCCCGGAAAAATATCGCCGCCAACGTCGCCAACTGCAAGACGCAATGTTAGATACTCACTTTTATTTTGGTGCTAAACGCGTATCTTTAGCTTTAGAACCTGATTTGTTGTGGTCAGCAGTGCATTTCTTGCAATCAATGGGAGCGCAAATTCATGCTGCAGTCACCACAACGCGATCGCCTCTGTTAGAAAAACTCCCCATTAAAAGCGTCACAATCGGGGATTTGGAAGACTTTGAGGAACTAGCGGTAGGCTCTGACTTGTTAATTGGCAATTCTAACGTAAGTGCGATCGCTAAACGGTTATCCATTCCTCTCTATCGCCTCGGAATACCCATTTACGATCGCTTAGGTAATGGTCAATTTACCAAAGTCGGCTACCGCGGCACAATGGAGCTTTTGTTTGGCATGGGTAACCTCTTTTTAGAAGCCGAAGAAGAGAGAGTAAAACATTTCCACGGAGATTGGTAA